The following coding sequences are from one Ruminococcus flavefaciens AE3010 window:
- the leuB gene encoding 3-isopropylmalate dehydrogenase — translation MELNIALLKGDGIGPEIVDSAAAVLEKIAAKFGHKFNFTPYLIGGCAIDETGMPLPQETVDGCLASDSVLLGAVGGPKWDGLAGDIRPERALLGIRSAMGLYTNLRPAKLYPALRGASPLKDEIVGGGFDILIVRELTGGIYFGDRGYREGRYGEEAYDTEAYSVTEIERIGRAAFEAAIKRSKRLCSVDKANVLESSRLWRKTMHELAEEYPDVEYRDMFVDNAAMQLVRDPKQFDVIVTSNMFGDILSDEASQITGSIGMLASASLGASKRGLYEPIHGSAPDIAGTNKANPIATILSAAMMLRYSFGLAAEADAIEAAVDKVLDAGCRTADLMGTDKGTPLTCTEMTDIILKNI, via the coding sequence ATGGAGCTCAACATAGCTCTTTTAAAGGGCGACGGCATAGGTCCCGAGATAGTGGACAGCGCCGCTGCCGTACTTGAAAAAATCGCAGCTAAGTTCGGACACAAATTCAACTTTACACCATACCTCATAGGCGGCTGTGCCATTGACGAAACAGGCATGCCTCTGCCTCAGGAAACTGTGGACGGCTGTCTTGCCTCCGACAGCGTTCTCCTTGGAGCTGTGGGCGGTCCCAAATGGGACGGCCTTGCAGGAGATATACGCCCCGAAAGGGCACTACTCGGAATACGCTCAGCTATGGGACTGTACACCAATCTCCGTCCCGCAAAGCTCTACCCCGCACTGAGAGGGGCTTCACCCCTGAAAGACGAGATAGTGGGCGGCGGCTTCGATATACTCATAGTAAGGGAGTTAACAGGGGGTATATACTTCGGCGACCGCGGCTACCGCGAGGGCAGGTACGGTGAGGAAGCCTACGACACGGAAGCCTACAGCGTCACTGAAATAGAGCGCATAGGCAGAGCTGCCTTTGAAGCTGCCATAAAGCGCAGCAAGCGGCTTTGCAGCGTGGATAAGGCAAACGTTCTGGAGTCCTCGCGGCTCTGGAGAAAGACCATGCATGAGCTTGCTGAGGAATACCCCGATGTGGAGTACAGGGATATGTTCGTGGACAATGCTGCAATGCAGCTGGTCCGTGACCCGAAACAGTTCGACGTTATCGTTACGTCCAATATGTTCGGAGATATACTATCAGATGAAGCCTCGCAGATAACAGGCTCTATCGGCATGCTGGCTTCGGCTTCGCTGGGAGCTTCAAAGCGGGGGCTTTACGAGCCTATACACGGCTCTGCTCCCGACATTGCAGGCACAAACAAGGCAAATCCCATAGCCACCATACTCTCGGCAGCTATGATGCTAAGGTACTCCTTCGGACTTGCCGCAGAAGCAGACGCAATCGAAGCAGCTGTGGACAAGGTGCTTGATGCAGGCTGCAGAACTGCCGATCTTATGGGCACGGATAAGGGTACTCCCCTTACCTGTACGGAAATGACAGATATAATACTGAAAAATATTTAG
- a CDS encoding RidA family protein, protein MIKIHTEKAPAAVGPYSQAIVSKGMVYTSGQIAIDPVTNTVAGTTIEEQTEQIMRNLGAVLDTAGSGFDKAVKTTCFLADMNDFAAFNEIYGKYFTSLPARSCVAVKTLPKGVLAEVEVIAESTL, encoded by the coding sequence ATGATAAAGATCCACACAGAAAAGGCTCCCGCAGCAGTAGGACCTTACTCACAGGCGATAGTTTCAAAGGGAATGGTCTACACAAGCGGTCAGATAGCCATTGACCCCGTTACAAACACCGTTGCGGGCACTACTATCGAGGAGCAGACAGAACAGATAATGCGCAATCTCGGAGCTGTTCTTGACACGGCAGGCTCGGGCTTCGATAAGGCTGTAAAGACTACCTGCTTCCTTGCGGATATGAACGACTTCGCCGCTTTCAATGAGATATACGGCAAGTACTTCACTTCTCTGCCTGCACGCAGCTGCGTTGCGGTAAAAACTCTGCCAAAGGGCGTTCTCGCCGAAGTGGAGGTCATTGCGGAAAGCACACTTTGA
- the polA gene encoding DNA polymerase I — protein sequence MKLLAIDGNSILNRAFYGIKLLSNKKGQFTNAIFGFMNIYLRNVGDVKPDAVAVAFDLRSPTFRHKAVATYKANRKGMPPELAEQLPRVKELLTLMGVKVVECEGYEADDVLGTLSKLCSDSGNECYVLTGDRDSLQLIDDKVTVILATNKENIYYTPQRFTEDYGFEPIKLIDLKALMGDSSDNISGVAGIGEKTASALIKEYGSIENLYENYEDSTLTKGVKAKLAAGVEAAKESKWLATIVRSAPIDTDLESYKPTAPDNGAIGRMLSELEMFKLLDKLGISAADSTNSAPEVKAEEAPVINAEVGELTADIIGKLTECEYLFRDGKLSLRDGDNVYTTENEELIKAFFASDCGKSTDDAKAHYRWAMAHDSELKKLKNDAAICGYLLNTSASDYAVDKLCAEYGVHYYSENGDLAELLSLRGLISKLRTEIESEGMTELLETVELPLTEVLASMEDTGVLIDKKGVEDFGVYLSEMIEETQQMIYDEVGHEFNISSPKQLGTVLFEEMGLPAKKKTKSGYSTNAEVLEELRSYAPIVDNVLKYRQYTKLNSTYVVGLLDKIAPDGRIHTWFRQTETRTGRISSTEPNMQNIPVRTELGAQMRKFFTADEGKTLIDADYSQIELRVMAHLCGDENMTEAFTSGEDIHTSTAAQVFDMPIFMVTPEMRSAAKAVNFGIIYGIGAFSLAKDIGTSVAKAKKYIADYLAKYPKVNEFMETTVDNAFKDGYVTTMFGRKRRIPELSSSNKMLQAAGKRIAMNTPVQGTAADLIKIAMINVYNRLKAEKLGAKLILQVHDELIIECDTACADKCAELLKEEMQGVYDMRVPLAVDVHTGHSWYDAKS from the coding sequence ATGAAACTTCTCGCTATCGACGGAAACAGCATACTCAACCGCGCTTTCTACGGCATAAAACTGCTTTCCAATAAAAAAGGACAGTTCACCAACGCAATTTTCGGCTTTATGAACATCTACCTGCGCAATGTGGGCGACGTGAAGCCCGACGCTGTGGCTGTTGCTTTTGACCTGCGCTCTCCTACCTTCCGACACAAGGCTGTGGCGACATATAAGGCTAACCGCAAGGGCATGCCCCCCGAGCTTGCAGAGCAGCTCCCCCGCGTTAAGGAACTCCTGACCCTTATGGGAGTAAAAGTCGTGGAGTGCGAGGGCTATGAGGCTGACGACGTACTGGGTACCCTCTCCAAGCTCTGCTCCGACAGCGGCAACGAATGCTATGTGCTTACGGGAGACCGCGACAGCCTGCAGCTTATCGACGACAAGGTAACTGTTATCCTTGCCACCAACAAGGAGAATATATACTACACTCCTCAACGATTTACCGAGGATTACGGCTTCGAGCCCATAAAGCTCATCGACCTGAAAGCCCTTATGGGCGACAGCTCCGACAATATCAGCGGAGTTGCAGGTATCGGTGAAAAGACTGCCTCCGCACTTATCAAGGAGTACGGAAGTATCGAGAACCTGTACGAAAATTATGAGGACTCCACCCTCACCAAGGGCGTGAAAGCCAAGCTTGCCGCAGGCGTTGAAGCCGCAAAGGAAAGCAAATGGCTGGCGACTATAGTCCGCAGCGCTCCCATAGATACAGACCTTGAAAGCTACAAGCCCACAGCTCCCGACAACGGGGCTATCGGGCGCATGCTCAGTGAACTGGAAATGTTCAAGCTCCTTGACAAGCTTGGCATAAGCGCAGCCGATAGTACCAACTCAGCTCCCGAGGTGAAGGCTGAGGAAGCTCCCGTGATAAACGCAGAGGTGGGCGAGCTCACAGCTGATATCATCGGCAAGCTTACTGAGTGCGAGTACCTTTTCCGCGACGGAAAGCTCTCCCTGCGCGACGGCGATAACGTATATACCACCGAGAACGAGGAGCTTATAAAGGCGTTCTTCGCATCTGACTGCGGCAAGTCCACCGACGATGCAAAGGCACACTACCGCTGGGCTATGGCTCACGACAGTGAACTGAAAAAACTGAAAAACGACGCGGCTATATGCGGCTACCTGCTGAACACTTCCGCTTCGGACTACGCCGTGGATAAGCTCTGCGCCGAGTACGGCGTTCACTACTACAGCGAGAACGGCGACCTTGCTGAGCTCCTTTCCCTCCGCGGGCTTATATCAAAACTCCGCACCGAGATAGAGTCCGAGGGCATGACAGAGCTTCTTGAAACAGTGGAGCTGCCCCTGACTGAAGTCCTTGCTTCCATGGAGGACACAGGCGTTCTCATCGACAAAAAGGGCGTCGAGGACTTCGGCGTGTACCTCTCGGAAATGATAGAGGAAACTCAGCAGATGATATACGACGAAGTAGGTCACGAGTTCAATATCTCCTCCCCAAAACAGCTGGGCACTGTCCTCTTTGAGGAAATGGGACTGCCTGCAAAGAAGAAGACCAAAAGCGGCTATTCCACCAACGCGGAAGTCCTTGAAGAGCTGAGAAGCTACGCTCCTATCGTGGACAACGTACTGAAATACCGCCAGTATACAAAGCTGAACTCCACCTACGTTGTGGGACTTCTGGATAAAATAGCTCCCGACGGACGTATCCACACATGGTTCAGACAGACTGAGACAAGAACGGGTAGAATAAGCTCCACAGAGCCCAATATGCAGAATATCCCCGTCCGCACCGAGCTGGGCGCTCAGATGCGAAAGTTCTTCACCGCAGACGAGGGCAAGACCCTTATCGACGCCGACTACAGCCAGATCGAGCTGAGAGTTATGGCGCACCTCTGCGGCGACGAGAATATGACCGAGGCTTTCACCTCGGGTGAGGATATACACACATCGACTGCGGCTCAGGTCTTCGATATGCCCATATTTATGGTAACTCCCGAAATGAGAAGCGCCGCTAAGGCGGTAAACTTCGGTATAATCTACGGTATCGGAGCTTTCTCCCTTGCCAAGGATATCGGCACTTCCGTGGCAAAGGCAAAGAAGTACATCGCGGACTACCTTGCCAAGTACCCCAAGGTAAACGAGTTTATGGAGACCACTGTGGACAACGCCTTCAAGGACGGCTATGTCACCACAATGTTCGGCAGAAAGCGCCGTATCCCCGAGCTTTCCTCCTCCAACAAGATGTTACAGGCGGCAGGCAAGCGCATCGCCATGAATACTCCCGTGCAGGGCACGGCTGCCGACCTCATAAAGATAGCCATGATAAACGTGTACAATCGCCTCAAGGCTGAAAAGCTGGGTGCGAAGCTCATATTGCAGGTACACGACGAGCTTATCATCGAGTGCGATACAGCCTGTGCGGACAAGTGCGCGGAGCTTCTCAAAGAGGAAATGCAGGGCGTGTACGATATGCGCGTCCCCCTTGCGGTAGACGTTCACACAGGACATTCGTGGTACGACGCCAAGTCATGA
- the rimI gene encoding ribosomal protein S18-alanine N-acetyltransferase: MNNSQFSILNSQLNYDELSALDKLCVGADGWSAENFRSEAEKDGGIVLAAYDGDCLAGLIAGFTAADTGEILTVGTAPQYRRQGVARMLMEAFLAAIPDDVETIALEVRQSNTAAIELYKSFGFDKAGVRKRFYRDPIEDADVMVLARAVSH, from the coding sequence ATGAATAATTCTCAATTCTCAATTCTCAATTCTCAATTAAATTACGACGAGCTTTCCGCTCTTGACAAGCTCTGCGTTGGCGCGGACGGCTGGTCTGCGGAGAACTTCCGCTCGGAGGCTGAAAAAGACGGCGGCATAGTCCTTGCCGCTTACGACGGGGACTGCCTTGCAGGTCTGATAGCAGGCTTCACCGCCGCCGATACGGGAGAGATACTCACCGTTGGGACTGCTCCACAGTACCGCAGACAGGGCGTGGCAAGAATGCTCATGGAAGCTTTTTTAGCAGCCATACCCGATGACGTGGAAACTATAGCCCTTGAAGTCAGGCAGTCCAACACCGCAGCCATAGAGCTGTATAAAAGCTTCGGATTTGACAAGGCAGGAGTGCGGAAAAGGTTCTACCGTGACCCCATTGAGGACGCAGACGTTATGGTTCTCGCCCGAGCCGTTAGCCATTAG
- the tsaD gene encoding tRNA (adenosine(37)-N6)-threonylcarbamoyltransferase complex transferase subunit TsaD: MLILGIESSCDETAASVVKDRREILSSVISTQIEEHKKYGGVVPEIASRRHCENILGVVRQALDDAQVKLSDLDGIAVTYAPGLIGALLVGVSFAKALAMSSGKPLIPVHHIAGHIATNYLTFPDLEPPYLCLVASGGHSHIIEVLSYTKFRVVGRTHDDAAGECFDKCARAMGFPYPGGVHIDNAAKTGDKSAFKLPHPAVAGSEFDFSFSGLKTNVINLLHNAEQKGTEINRSDLAASLQATIAEILTDKTIRAAEALGYKKVALAGGVSANTGVRETLSEACKQRGFEFYMPEKKLCGDNGAMIACQGSYNLLAGITADESLNAIATLSMEEI, translated from the coding sequence ATGCTTATACTCGGAATAGAAAGCTCCTGCGACGAGACCGCCGCAAGCGTGGTAAAGGATCGGCGAGAGATACTCTCGTCGGTGATCTCCACTCAGATAGAGGAGCACAAGAAATACGGCGGAGTTGTCCCCGAGATAGCCTCACGCCGACACTGCGAGAATATCCTCGGCGTGGTGAGACAGGCTCTTGACGATGCTCAGGTGAAGCTCTCAGACCTTGATGGTATCGCCGTTACATACGCCCCTGGACTTATAGGAGCTCTCCTTGTGGGCGTCAGCTTCGCAAAGGCTCTTGCCATGTCCTCGGGAAAGCCTCTGATACCTGTTCATCACATCGCAGGTCATATCGCAACGAACTACCTCACCTTCCCCGACCTTGAACCGCCTTACCTCTGTCTTGTGGCAAGCGGCGGTCACAGCCATATAATCGAGGTGCTCAGCTATACCAAGTTCCGCGTGGTGGGAAGAACTCACGACGACGCCGCAGGCGAGTGCTTTGACAAGTGCGCCCGTGCTATGGGCTTCCCGTACCCGGGCGGAGTTCACATCGACAATGCCGCCAAAACAGGCGACAAGAGCGCTTTTAAGCTGCCCCACCCTGCTGTTGCGGGAAGCGAGTTCGATTTCAGCTTCTCGGGACTGAAAACCAATGTGATAAATCTGCTCCACAACGCCGAGCAGAAAGGCACAGAGATAAACCGCAGCGACCTTGCGGCAAGTCTGCAAGCAACTATTGCAGAGATACTCACGGACAAGACTATCCGTGCCGCAGAAGCTCTCGGCTATAAAAAGGTTGCCCTTGCAGGGGGAGTTTCCGCAAATACGGGAGTCCGCGAGACACTGTCGGAAGCCTGCAAGCAGCGCGGCTTCGAGTTCTATATGCCAGAGAAGAAGCTCTGCGGCGACAACGGAGCAATGATAGCCTGTCAGGGCAGCTATAATCTCCTCGCAGGCATAACCGCTGACGAAAGCCTTAATGCCATAGCAACACTCTCAATGGAAGAAATTTGA
- the nadA gene encoding quinolinate synthase NadA, producing the protein MTLRELQDKIIKLKKETNTAILAHCYQAREICEIADFVGDSYKLSVDAKDVAEENILFCGVHFMAETAKMLSPQKRVYLSNKHAGCPMAEQMDKDLISAIRAKEPDRTVVAYVNTTAALKTVCDVCVTSSSALRIVRALDNDKILFIPDCNLGDYIQKQCPEKDIKLLSGGCPTHARITVNEVKKAKEEHPDALFLVHPECTPKVVELADYVGSTTGIMDFAKKSDKKEFIIGTENSIVEHLQYDCPEKKFYPVSRDLVCHNMKLTTLPDIYNTLLAIGGMGGEAFEILMDDELIAQARKCIDEMIRLGG; encoded by the coding sequence ATGACCCTTCGTGAATTACAGGATAAGATAATAAAGCTCAAAAAGGAAACAAACACCGCTATCCTCGCCCACTGCTATCAGGCGCGTGAGATATGCGAGATAGCCGATTTCGTTGGCGACAGCTACAAGCTCAGCGTTGACGCAAAGGACGTTGCAGAGGAAAATATCCTCTTCTGCGGAGTTCATTTCATGGCTGAGACTGCAAAAATGCTGTCCCCTCAGAAGCGCGTCTACCTGTCCAACAAGCATGCAGGCTGTCCAATGGCTGAGCAGATGGACAAGGACCTCATAAGCGCTATCCGCGCTAAAGAGCCCGACCGCACTGTAGTTGCCTACGTGAATACCACAGCCGCTCTCAAGACTGTCTGCGACGTGTGCGTTACATCGTCCAGCGCTCTGCGTATCGTCAGGGCTCTCGACAACGACAAGATACTCTTTATCCCCGACTGCAATCTTGGCGACTACATACAGAAGCAGTGCCCTGAAAAGGACATAAAGCTCCTCAGCGGCGGCTGTCCCACACATGCAAGGATAACCGTGAATGAAGTCAAAAAGGCTAAGGAAGAGCACCCCGACGCCCTCTTCCTTGTACACCCCGAGTGTACTCCAAAGGTAGTGGAGCTTGCTGACTACGTTGGCTCGACTACGGGTATCATGGACTTCGCAAAGAAGTCCGACAAAAAGGAATTCATCATCGGCACTGAGAACTCTATCGTGGAGCATTTGCAGTATGACTGCCCCGAGAAGAAGTTCTACCCTGTGAGCCGTGACCTTGTCTGTCACAATATGAAGCTCACGACTCTGCCCGATATATACAACACTCTCCTTGCTATCGGCGGCATGGGCGGCGAAGCCTTTGAGATACTCATGGACGACGAGCTCATTGCACAGGCAAGAAAGTGCATAGACGAAATGATAAGGCTGGGCGGCTGA
- the hydE gene encoding [FeFe] hydrogenase H-cluster radical SAM maturase HydE — protein MTELVEKLYRTGDLSHEELAALIETDDKDAAELLRRYADEVRQKSYGKKVFLRGLIEVSSYCKNNCLYCGIRRGNADADRYRLSREDILKCCENGYELGFRTFVMQGGEDAFFTDDFLCPLISEIKEKYPDCAVTLSLGERSYESYRRLKEAGADRYLLRHEAASNELYSKLHPEEMSLQNRKDCLFALKELGYQVGAGFMVGAPYQTTEHIIADLRFLQELQPQMIGIGPFIPHHNTPFSDEKGGTLGLTLRLLGILRLMFPKVLLPATTALGTVAPNGRELGLQTGCNVVMPNLSPVMVRKKYDLYDNKICTGEEAAECRGCLQRRIESAGYEIAQERGDCID, from the coding sequence ATGACCGAATTAGTCGAAAAGCTGTACCGCACAGGCGACCTCAGCCATGAGGAGCTCGCCGCACTTATCGAAACTGATGACAAGGACGCCGCGGAGCTTCTCCGCAGATATGCCGACGAGGTTCGTCAGAAAAGCTACGGAAAAAAGGTGTTTCTCCGCGGACTTATCGAGGTTTCAAGCTACTGTAAAAACAACTGCCTTTACTGCGGCATACGCCGCGGCAATGCTGACGCAGACCGCTACCGCCTGTCCCGTGAGGACATACTGAAATGCTGCGAGAACGGCTATGAGCTGGGCTTCCGCACATTTGTCATGCAGGGCGGCGAGGACGCATTTTTCACCGACGATTTCCTCTGCCCACTCATATCCGAGATAAAGGAGAAGTACCCCGACTGCGCGGTGACTCTGTCCCTCGGTGAGCGCTCCTACGAGAGCTACAGGCGGCTGAAAGAAGCAGGGGCTGACCGCTATCTGCTCCGCCACGAAGCGGCGTCAAATGAGCTGTACTCGAAGCTCCACCCCGAGGAAATGAGCCTGCAAAACCGCAAGGACTGCCTGTTCGCACTGAAAGAGCTTGGCTATCAGGTGGGCGCAGGCTTTATGGTAGGAGCTCCCTATCAGACCACGGAGCATATCATAGCCGACCTGCGCTTCTTGCAGGAATTACAGCCCCAGATGATAGGCATAGGACCTTTCATTCCCCACCACAACACGCCGTTTTCCGACGAAAAGGGCGGCACTCTCGGACTTACCCTGAGACTTCTCGGTATACTGAGACTTATGTTTCCAAAGGTGCTGCTGCCTGCCACAACGGCTCTCGGCACTGTGGCTCCCAACGGCAGGGAGCTTGGTCTGCAAACGGGCTGCAACGTGGTGATGCCCAACCTTTCACCCGTTATGGTGCGCAAGAAGTACGACCTCTACGACAACAAGATATGCACAGGCGAGGAAGCCGCAGAGTGCAGGGGCTGTCTGCAAAGACGTATCGAGTCCGCAGGCTACGAAATAGCGCAGGAGCGCGGCGACTGCATAGATTAA
- a CDS encoding sialate O-acetylesterase — MKAAAVFSDNMVLQRNKNIRVFGTCSKNEKIINVCIPELESSARAMVKNGRWEAVLPPRKEYNSCTLEISCGAVKKIFRNVAIGEVWLAGGQSNMEFELQNERKGAAALAGCYNENVRFYYTPKCPMLDDELTAAEAETCWCTPSPDKARAWSAVGYYFAKELSRRLGVTVGIIGCNWGGSSASAWISRDYLSCDKRLSPYLDEYDSAIEGKSDEEMIAEYDEYSTYQSAWEKRVAAFYAQKPDANWTEIIENCGENRYPGPHSIKNPLRPCGLYETMVSRIAPYTLAGVLWYQGESDDHRPNTYEILLKLLIENWRDLWKDKELPFMIVQLPMFKYIDDADTKSWALIREAQENVFKTVKNTGLAVCLDCGELNNIHPTDKSQVAHRLYLQAMSEVYKVITRRDSLPPMYDNYEVIGNAMLIHLTNCEMGLGGKDEHCLDGFEIAGSDGVYYPAEATVRLPYIELRSSKVKVPAAARFKWTNYADVGLFGINDMPLPPFRTDKYND, encoded by the coding sequence ATGAAGGCTGCTGCTGTTTTCAGCGACAATATGGTGCTGCAGCGAAACAAGAATATCCGCGTTTTCGGTACTTGCAGCAAAAATGAAAAGATCATAAACGTCTGTATCCCCGAGCTTGAAAGCTCCGCAAGGGCCATGGTAAAAAACGGCAGGTGGGAGGCGGTGCTCCCGCCGCGAAAGGAGTACAACTCATGTACTCTGGAAATATCCTGCGGCGCTGTCAAGAAAATATTCCGTAACGTTGCCATAGGTGAGGTCTGGCTGGCAGGAGGTCAGTCAAATATGGAGTTCGAGCTGCAGAACGAGCGCAAGGGCGCTGCGGCTCTGGCAGGCTGCTACAACGAGAATGTCAGATTCTACTATACGCCTAAATGCCCAATGCTTGACGACGAGCTGACAGCTGCCGAGGCGGAGACCTGCTGGTGCACGCCCTCTCCCGACAAGGCAAGGGCATGGTCGGCTGTGGGATACTACTTCGCAAAGGAGCTCAGCCGCAGACTGGGCGTTACCGTGGGAATTATCGGCTGCAACTGGGGCGGCTCCTCCGCTTCCGCATGGATAAGCCGTGACTATCTCAGCTGCGACAAGCGCCTGAGCCCATACCTGGACGAGTACGACAGTGCCATAGAGGGCAAGTCCGACGAGGAGATGATAGCCGAGTACGACGAGTACAGCACCTATCAGAGTGCATGGGAGAAGCGCGTGGCTGCGTTCTACGCTCAGAAGCCCGACGCCAACTGGACAGAGATAATCGAAAACTGCGGCGAGAACCGCTACCCCGGACCTCACAGTATCAAAAACCCACTGCGTCCCTGCGGTCTGTATGAGACTATGGTGAGCAGGATAGCTCCGTATACGCTGGCAGGAGTTCTGTGGTATCAGGGCGAGTCCGACGACCACCGTCCCAATACATACGAAATACTGCTGAAGCTCCTTATCGAGAACTGGCGCGACCTCTGGAAAGACAAGGAGCTGCCCTTTATGATAGTACAGCTGCCAATGTTCAAATATATCGACGACGCTGACACAAAGAGCTGGGCGCTTATACGCGAGGCTCAGGAGAACGTTTTCAAAACCGTGAAGAATACAGGTCTGGCAGTATGCCTTGACTGCGGAGAGCTGAACAATATCCACCCCACGGACAAGTCTCAGGTAGCTCACAGACTCTATCTACAGGCTATGAGCGAGGTGTACAAGGTCATCACACGCCGCGATTCACTGCCGCCTATGTACGATAACTATGAAGTCATCGGCAATGCCATGCTCATACACCTGACCAACTGCGAAATGGGTCTGGGCGGCAAGGACGAGCACTGTCTCGACGGCTTTGAGATAGCAGGCTCGGACGGCGTATATTACCCTGCCGAGGCAACGGTAAGGCTGCCCTATATCGAGCTCCGCAGCAGCAAGGTAAAGGTGCCTGCCGCGGCACGCTTCAAGTGGACGAACTACGCGGACGTGGGACTTTTCGGTATCAACGACATGCCCCTGCCGCCATTCCGCACCGACAAATACAATGACTAA
- a CDS encoding type III pantothenate kinase → MLLAVDIGNTNIVFGCVDDKEEVVLFERISTDHNATAAEYAVLIKTILEMNSFNISDIDDAIMSSVVPSVTNTVKEAVRKLFGVDVMMAGPGVKTGLNILIDNPAQLGSDQAVDAVAAINQYPVPLIIIDMGTATTLSVVDSKKNYRGGLILTGMKVAADALTARTAQLPKVNFEVPAHVIGTNTIDCLKSGILYSNASALDGIIDRIEEELGEKCTAVATGGLSELVVPLCRRDIILDNNLLIKGLAIIYKKNKK, encoded by the coding sequence ATGCTTTTAGCAGTAGACATCGGAAATACAAACATCGTTTTCGGCTGTGTTGACGACAAAGAGGAGGTAGTTCTCTTCGAGCGCATCAGCACCGACCACAACGCTACAGCCGCTGAGTACGCAGTACTTATCAAGACTATTCTGGAAATGAACAGCTTCAATATCTCGGATATCGACGACGCTATCATGTCCTCAGTAGTTCCCTCGGTGACGAACACCGTAAAGGAAGCGGTCCGCAAGCTCTTCGGCGTTGACGTGATGATGGCAGGTCCGGGAGTAAAGACAGGTCTCAATATCCTCATCGATAACCCTGCACAGCTGGGAAGCGATCAGGCTGTGGACGCTGTTGCGGCTATAAATCAGTACCCCGTGCCCCTTATTATCATTGATATGGGTACTGCTACGACTCTTTCAGTGGTGGACAGCAAAAAGAACTACCGCGGCGGACTTATCCTCACGGGTATGAAAGTAGCAGCAGACGCTCTCACAGCAAGAACTGCACAGCTCCCCAAGGTAAACTTTGAGGTGCCTGCTCACGTTATCGGCACAAATACTATCGACTGCTTAAAGAGCGGTATCCTCTACTCGAATGCAAGCGCTCTGGACGGTATCATCGACCGTATCGAGGAGGAACTGGGCGAGAAGTGTACAGCTGTAGCTACGGGAGGTCTCTCCGAGCTGGTAGTGCCGCTGTGCAGGAGGGATATTATCCTTGATAATAATCTGCTCATCAAGGGACTGGCGATAATCTACAAGAAAAACAAGAAGTAA
- a CDS encoding L-ribulose-5-phosphate 4-epimerase, with product MDVKELKERVLRANLLLPKYGLVTFTWGNVSEYDRESGLIAIKPSGVEYDTMTAEDIVVLTLDGKKVEGRLSPSSDTPTHLEIYRNFEGVCGVVHTHSRYATSFAQACMGIPPLGTTHGDYFYGEIPCTREMTDAEVNGEYELETGKVIVECCKNYENIPAALVANHGPFVWGKDCMEAVHNSVVLEELSAMAWITKTLRSDTPNMPQRLLDKHFFRKHGANAYYGQK from the coding sequence ATGGACGTTAAGGAGCTGAAAGAGCGTGTGCTGAGGGCAAACCTGCTTCTCCCGAAGTACGGACTTGTTACCTTCACATGGGGCAATGTCAGCGAATACGACCGCGAATCGGGACTTATCGCCATAAAGCCCAGCGGTGTCGAGTACGACACCATGACGGCTGAGGATATAGTAGTCCTGACACTTGACGGAAAAAAAGTGGAGGGCAGGCTCTCCCCGTCAAGCGACACTCCCACACATCTTGAGATATACAGGAATTTCGAGGGAGTATGCGGAGTAGTCCACACTCACAGCCGCTACGCAACGTCCTTTGCGCAGGCTTGCATGGGTATACCGCCCTTAGGTACTACCCACGGGGACTATTTCTACGGCGAGATACCCTGTACACGCGAGATGACAGACGCAGAGGTAAACGGTGAATACGAGCTTGAAACAGGCAAGGTCATCGTTGAGTGCTGCAAAAACTATGAAAATATCCCTGCTGCCCTTGTTGCAAACCACGGTCCATTCGTGTGGGGCAAGGACTGCATGGAAGCCGTGCATAATTCAGTGGTGCTGGAGGAGCTTTCCGCAATGGCGTGGATAACAAAGACTCTCCGCTCCGACACGCCGAATATGCCGCAGCGATTGCTTGATAAGCATTTTTTCCGTAAGCATGGCGCCAACGCCTACTACGGACAAAAATAA